The Medicago truncatula cultivar Jemalong A17 chromosome 4, MtrunA17r5.0-ANR, whole genome shotgun sequence genome includes a region encoding these proteins:
- the LOC11440192 gene encoding protein NRT1/ PTR FAMILY 4.6, giving the protein MEEGRVQVWEGYVDWRNRPAIKGHHGGMLAASYVLAVEVLENLAYLANASNLVLYLSKFMHFSPSTSANIVTNFMGTAFLLAILGGFLADAFFTTYSIYLISAAIEFMGLLVLTIQAHIPPNCVMGSTNNLCKTVQGGKAAMLFAGLYLVALGVGGIKGSLPPHGAEQFDETTPEGRKKRSEFFNYFVFSLSCGALFAVTFVVWIEDNKGWQWGLGVSTASILLSIPVFLLGSHKYRTKVPAGSPITPMFKVLVAAICNNYKSRNSSANAITSMPTTPSYTAEIGEGEQTNARKEMMIDHQTPLTQSLKCLNKAVIEPVHQKLKCTIKEVEEAKIVLKILPIFMSTIMLNCCLAQLSTFSVQQSSTMNTMIGSFRVPPASLPVFPVFFIMILAPLYNHVIVPFARKITKTEMGITHLQRIGTGLFLSIVAMAVAALVETKRKKTATKYGLLDSTKPLPITFLWVALQYLFLGSADLFTLAGMMEFFFTEAPWSMRSLATSLSWASLAMGYFLSTVLVSVINKVTGAFGETPWLLGENLNDYHLERFYWLMCVLSGFNFVHYLFWANSYKYKSSPNHGC; this is encoded by the exons atg GAAGAAGGAAGGGTGCAAGTTTGGGAAGGCTATGTAGATTGGAGGAACAGACCAGCCATCAAAGGACATCACGGTGGAATGCTTGCTGCCTCCTATGTTTTGG CTGTGGAGGTATTGGAGAACCTAGCATATCTTGCAAATGCAAGCAACCTTGTTTTATACCTTTCCAAGTTTATGCACTTTTCACCTTCTACCTCTGCCAACATTGTCACCAACTTCATGGGAACAGCTTTCCTACTTGCTATTCTTGGTGGATTTCTTGCAGATGCTTTTTTCACTACTTATTCCATCTACTTAATAAGTGCTGCAATAGAATTCATG GGTCTACTAGTGCTTACTATACAAGCTCACATACCACCAAACTGTGTTATGGGGAGCACCAACAATTTATGCAAGACAGTTCAAGGTGGAAAAGCAGCTATGCTATTTGCAGGCCTCTATCTTGTGGCACTTGGAGTAGGGGGAATAAAAGGTTCACTTCCTCCTCATGGAGCTGAACAATTTGATGAGACTACACcagaaggaagaaagaaaaggtcTGAATTTTTTAACTACTTTGTCTTCAGCCTGTCATGTGGTGCATTGTTTGCAGTTACTTTTGTGGTGTGGATTGAAGACAACAAAGGATGGCAGTGGGGTTTAGGTGTATCAACTGCTTCAATATTGCTCTCCATTCCAGTTTTTCTTCTTGGTTCACACAAGTATAGAACCAAAGTTCCAGCTGGAAGCCCCATCACACCTATGTTCAAG GTTCTTGTGGCAGCAATTTGCAATAACTACAAATCAAGGAATTCATCGGCCAATGCTATCACTAGCATGCCAACAACTCCATCCTATACAGCTGAAATAGGAGAAGGAGAACAAACCAATGCTAGAAAAGAGATGATGATAGATCACCAAACACCATTAACACAAAGCCTAAAATGCCTCAACAAAGCAGTAATTGAACCAGTTcaccaaaaattaaaatgcacaataaaagaagtagaagaagcaaaaattgtattgaaaattctTCCCATATTCATGTCAACCATAATGCTAAACTGTTGTTTAGCTCAATTATCAACATTTTCAGTTCAACAATCATCCACAATGAACACCATGATTGGTTCCTTCAGAGTCCCTCCAGCATCTCTACCAGTGTTCCCAGTCTTCTTCATCATGATCCTTGCACCGCTCTACAACCATGTCATTGTTCCATTTGCTAGAAAAATAACCAAAACTGAAATGGGAATAACACATCTACAAAGAATAGGCACAGGGCTATTTCTATCCATTGTAGCTATGGCTGTTGCAGCATTAGTAGaaaccaaaagaaagaaaacagcTACTAAATATGGTTTGTTGGATTCAACAAAACCTCTTCCTATAACATTCTTATGGGTGGCTTTACAATACTTGTTTTTAGGTTCAGCTGATCTTTTTACATTGGCTGGTATGATGGAGTTTTTCTTCACTGAGGCACCTTGGAGTATGAGGTCTTTAGCTACATCACTTTCATGGGCTTCATTGGCTATGGGATATTTTCTTAGCACTGTTCTTGTGTCTGTTATCAATAAGGTGACTGGAGCATTTGGAGAAACACCATGGCTGTTGGGTGAAAACTTGAATGATTATCATCTTGAGAGGTTTTATTGGTTGATGTGTGTGCTTAGTGGATTCAACTTTGTTCATTATCTCTTTTGGGCCAATTCCTACAAATATAAATCTTCACCAAACCATGGATGCTAG